From one Rhopalosiphum padi isolate XX-2018 chromosome 2, ASM2088224v1, whole genome shotgun sequence genomic stretch:
- the LOC132920235 gene encoding GTPase-activating protein and VPS9 domain-containing protein 1: MEDQTLLQDLMELATHMRQERLFTQYELNNLQTLNEQVISVSNRLAQEAWITTQQRINLNKLVLSNPDCTPADCCEIAQHLDDAHFVEVHESIGYDNAQGFGVLVQKLRVNPKLLASCLAAGDRLFTNKMPEVVNCTLSGVFGSCLMAEDNVLILKLLRHLAVLQLIPADNPRRILSHGSCAFSRLYSAFHGSLFSAKLFLTAAFHDPIMELLKDEEKYLDIDPDKAQLRFSHLRICNRESSEYNLKLQNYRKSIVEQLVAIASKFINSLNENLYCFPSSVCWLVRQIHTLLTAGSTLTEKQIYGICVNLVFTYFICPAIINPEPHGITDADITQIARYNLIQVANIIQMLAMYKYEPIDNKVQDLYQHFNKDCISSLMEALLKTSSRNSLNDENLTVNSNVKLENLIRSVALFTEEELQTFVNFLNVVSNDGTLSESDKKELADLLMNMPIMWPDNNSNDKFQLPIEQKKLGILSKTAASSLGKVLPNTNILNFSNSEGFNDDDDKFKKDFDQKVLIVPFENTFNAGIGLLPEHKVLEIEKSNLIEDGEQNNKLYEIVKKKEKPLHSVSHEGSIVDTGNTSDYLEVVSEAASNHSVPSSVELDQDQNDNLSDMISANVSGRGTPNISGRDTPSSQVTENEDIVNGPPTPSARINPSAKQCKFDLDDKFCKFEIKSKMQGMGRDETTSSMVSDTWSMDVLASDNEILDQSDRSQISVQLPPPPPQSQAISNNQQILDINETASEAWSTDVFASDTDRLAEVDTDDTASVARSDDMLRYELESRGDMDGTDDSSNYHYSPNVFRPIVEIQQESIVRLENTSSFNNRVQRRKVSDSSAESNTNKFIGSPDDVPSTRTETGLNISRSAFSMASTSSEQTPTGPPKFSHRPQPSSSQEASVDDGDTNMGLHMSSCSLASTTSSSGSSLGAKPKPMLMNGSAVTMKTNNNTVAINTKMGNSGNLITKSISFDKTAERGDREGYDDDSKNKRGFFKNFKISFKNRRGKWYRNDELGYDPLQGCSNNSGNELMLNNNLSENLLLDESSEDILAKYRKKPSNVLNTNENNSSQKSGTAKNDENSVLELSQNIDFEKYSFDDAKKKLRLVLSTVDIQYVPWCNETESKPMLNTWRDKDNEVVGLLQYQLAEATNLNDHFISARLHETIRCMKMFDTHSCQKLIGALKEDYKSRAPYITYLVKCRKTLLTSIAQLNRLLEQIKCDREVCHQFLITKCVQIFLEQKNQLVLEFIDEFEQSKLADEKNQHLSRFLSTLEIEMKRNNIWKNASFDQIDDAKLTIERAIISRVYTLAMYPNGDADFYRDQVLREHMSNLSKNLVPTHNDLRIPKEFHFECPWPSAQAEISAISAYKTPKDKLQCVFRCTTTLLNLMSMAGEHGNMHPAADDIVPVLVYVLIKANPPSLLSTVQYINSFYGDRLEGEEHYWWIQFCAAIEFIKTMN, translated from the exons ATGGAGGATCAAACACTATTGCAAGATCTGATGGAATTAGCCACGCATATGCGACAAGAACGACTCTTCACTCAATATGAATTGAATAATTTGCAGACATTGAATGAAcag gtgaTCAGTGTATCAAATAGATTGGCCCAAGAAGCATGGATAACAACTCAACAACGGATTAATCTCAACAAATTAGTTTTGTCAAATCCTGATTGTACCCCTGCTGATTGTTGTGAAATTGCTCAACACTTGGATGATGCACATTTTGTTGAAGTTCATGAATCAATTGGCTATGAT AATGCACAAGGATTTGGTGTTCTTGTACAAAAATTGCGTGTAAATCCAAAACTACTAGCAAGCTGTTTAGCTGCTGGAGACCGATTATTTACTAACAAAATGCCAGAAGTTGTCAATTGCACTTTATCTGGAGTGTTTGGATCTTGCTTAATGGCCGAGGataatgttttaatactaaaattactCAGACATTTGGCTGTGTTACAATTAATACCTGCAGATAACCCTCGCAG gatATTAAGTCACGGATCATGTGCTTTTTCAAGATTGTATTCAGCATTCCATGGCAGTTTATTTtctgcaaaattatttttgactgCTGCATTTCATGATCCCATTATGGAGTTGTTAAAAGACGAGGAAAAGTATCTCGATATTGATCCAGATAAAGCTCAATTGAG attttctcATCTTAGAATATGCAACCGTGAAAGttcagaatataatttaaaactacaaaattatagaaaatctaTTGTAGAGCAGTTGGTAGCAATTGcttcaaaatttattaatagcCTCAATGAAAATCTTTACTGTTTTCCGAGTTCAGTGTGTTGGCTTGTGAgacaaattcatacattattaACTGCTGGAAGTACTTTGACTGAAAAACAA atttatggcATTTGTGTAAATCtggtttttacatattttatttgtccaGCAATCATAAATCCCGAACCACATGGAATTACTGATGCTGATATTACTCAAATTGCACGTTATAATCTTATTCAAGTGGCCAATATAATTCAAATGTTGGCTATGTACAAATATGAACCAATTGATAATAAAGTTCAAGATTTATATCAGCACTTTAATAAGGATTGCATTTCTAGTTTAATGGAAGCTCTTTTAAAAACATCATCACGAAATTCTTTGAATGATGAAAATTTAACTGTTAATTCTAATGTTAAGTTAGAAAACTTAATAAGATCTGTTGCATTATTTACTGAAGAGGAACTTCAAACTTTT gtaaatttcttaaatgtGGTATCCAATGATGGAACATTGAGTGAGTCAGATAAAAAAGAATTGGCTGATTTATTGATGAATATGCCAATAATGTGGCCTGATAATAATTCAAATGATAAATTTCAATTACCCATAGAACAGAAAAAACTAGGGATTCTTAGTAAGACTg ctgCTTCGTCTCTTGGAAAAGTATtaccaaatacaaatattttaaatttttctaattcGGAAGGttttaatgatgatgatgacaaatttaaaaaagattttgaTCAAAAAGTTCTAATTGTTCCATTTGAGAATACATTTAATGCTGGAATTGGTTTATTACCCGAGCATAAGGTTTTAGAAATTGAAAAATCAAACCTCATAGAAGATGGCGAGCAAAACAATAAGCTATATGAAAttgtaaagaaaaaagaaaaacctcTTCATTCTGTATCTCATGAAGGTTCAattg tggaCACTGGAAATACTAGTGATTATTTAGAAGTTGTCTCAGAGGCTGCATCAAATCATAGTGTTCCGTCATCTGTGGAACTTGACCAGGatcaaaatgataatttatcagACATGATATCTGCAAATGTATCAGGACGAGGAACACCAAATATATCAG gGCGTGATACACCATCATCACAAGTTACAGAAAATGAGGATATAGTTAATGGTCCTCCAACACCATCTGCTCGTATCAATCCATCCGCAAAACAATGTAAATTTGATCTAGATGATAAATTTtgcaaatttgaaataaaatctaAGATGCAag ggaTGGGACGTGATGAAACCACGTCTTCCATGGTATCGGATACGTGGAGTATGGATGTTCTAGCAAGTGATAATGAAATACTCGATCAGTCTGATAGATCTCAAATTAGTGTTCAActtccaccaccaccaccacaatCACAAGCTATTTCTAATAATCAACaa atattagaCATTAATGAAACTGCTTCTGAAGCCTGGAGTACAGATGTTTTTGCTTCTGACACTGATAGATTAGCTGAAGTTGATACAGATGATACAGCTAGTGTTGCAAG ATCTGACGATATGTTGAGATATGAATTAGAAAGCCGAGGTGATATGGATGGAACTGATGATTCTTCAAATTATCATTACT CTCCAAATGTATTTAGACCTATAGTTGAAATACAACAAGAGAGTATTGTACGGTTAGAAAATACTTCGTCGTTTAACAATAGAGTACAAAGACGAAAAGTGTCTGACAGTAGTGCAGAATCAAATACTAACAAGTTTATTGGTTCCCCTGATGATGTCCCATCAACTAGAACTGAAACAGGATTAAACATATCTAGATCTGCATTTTCTATGGCATCCACTTCCAGTGAACAAACACCTACTGGACCACCCAAATTCTCTCATAGACCACAACCATCATCTAGTCAAGaa GCTTCAGTCGATGATGGTGATACAAATATGGGATTACATATGAGTTCCTGTAGTTTAGCATCTACTACTAGTAGCAGTGGCAGTAGTCTAGGAGCTAAACCCAAACCTATGTTAATGAATGGTTCAGCTGTAACAAtgaaaactaataacaatacagtggcaattaatacaaaaatgggAAATAGTGGAAATCTAATCACAAAAAGTATCAGTTTTGATAAGACAGCAGAACGTGGTGATAGAGAAGGATATGATGatgatagtaaaaataaaagagggTTTTTCAAAAACTTCAAAATCTCTTTCAAAAATCGTCGAGGAAAATGGTACAGAAATGATGAATTAgg gtatgatCCATTACAAGGCTGTAGTAATAACAGTGGAAATGAATTGATGTTGAACAATAATTTATCCGAGAATCTTCTACTTGatg AATCTTCTGAAGACATATTGGCTAAGTACCGTAAAAAGCCCAGCAATGTATTgaatacaaatgaaaataattctaGTCAAAAATCAGGAACTgcaaaaaatgatgaaaattcTGTGTTAGAGTTAAGCCAAAacattgattttgaaaaatactcaTTTGATGATGCCAAAAAGAAATTGCGACTTGTGCTGAGTACTGTAGACATTCAATATGTACCTTGGTGTAATGAAACCGAGTCTAAACCTATG ttGAATACATGGCGAGATAAGGATAATGAAGTCGTTGGTTTGTTACAATACCAGTTGGCAGAAGCTACCAATCTTAACGATCATTTTATATCAGCTAGACTCCATGAAACAATTAGGTGTATGAAGATGTTCGATACACACAG TTGTCAAAAATTAATTGGTGCATTGAAAGAAGACTATAAATCCAGAGCACCCTATATTACATATCTCGTGAAATGtagaaaaacattattaactagcatagcCCAGTTAAACAG ACTGTTGGAACAAATCAAATGTGATCGTGAAGTGTGCCATCAATTTTTGATTACAAAATGTGTGCAGATatttttagaacaaaaaaatcaattggtTTTGgagtttattgatgaatttgaACAAAGCAAGTTAGCTGACGAGAAAAATCAACATCTAAGTAGATTTTTGTCAACACTTGAAATTGAAATGAAACGCAACAATATTTGGAAAA ATGCTAGTTTTGATCAAATTGATGATGCTAAGTTGACAATTGAACGAGCGATTATTAGTAGAGTCTACACATTAGCAATGTACCCAAATGGTGATGCAGACTTTTATAGGGATCA AGTTTTACGAGAACATATGTCTAATTTGTCCAAGAATTTAGTACCTACGCACAATGATTTACGTATTCCTAAA GAATTTCATTTTGAATGCCCTTGGCCTTCTGCTCAAGCTGAGATTTCAGCGATTTCAGCGTATAAGACACCAAAAGACAAACTGCAATGTGTATTTCGTTGCACTACAACCCTTTTAAATCTGATGTCAATGGCTGGTGAACATGGAAATATGCATCCAGCTGCCGATGATATAGTACCAGTACTCGTTTATGttctaataaaa GCAAATCCCCCTTCACTATTATCAACTGTTcagtatataaatagtttttatggtGATCGTTTGGAAGGCGAAGAACATTATTGGTGGATACAGTTTTGTGCTgcaattgaatttattaaaacaatgaactaa